The DNA window TCGCTTGCCAATCCCCGCCCACATTTATCGATGAAGGCAAAATCCATGTCCGACCAATTGTTCGATGCGATCAAGGAAGAGATCGAGCCGTTCAACGCCAAGGGTGTCGAGGTGACGCGCGAAACCAGCTTCCAGAAGGATCTGGAATGGGACAGCCTGACCGTGATGGACTTCGTGGCCGCGATCGAAGACCGGTTCGACATCGTCATCACCATGAACATGCAGGCCGAAATCGAAACCGTCGGCCAGCTGGTCGATGCGGTCGCCAAGCTGAAAGACGACTGACCGAGCCCCCCGCCCCGCGCTTGTCGAAGGGCCGTACTTCTTTTTGATCAAAGGACCGGGCCGTGACAGGCTTCGTCCGGATGGATGCAGGCTTCATGACCGATCTCTTTTCCAAATTCGATTCGCTGATCGAACAGCGCGAGCAGTTGCTCTCCACCGGCCAGCGCGATCCGTTCTCGCTCGTCATGGAAGAGGTGAAATCGCCCACCGTGGCGGTGGTGAACGGCAAGGAGACGATCCTGCTCGGCACCTACAATTATATGGGCA is part of the Novosphingopyxis iocasae genome and encodes:
- a CDS encoding acyl carrier protein yields the protein MSDQLFDAIKEEIEPFNAKGVEVTRETSFQKDLEWDSLTVMDFVAAIEDRFDIVITMNMQAEIETVGQLVDAVAKLKDD